In Kordiimonas sp. SCSIO 12610, the following are encoded in one genomic region:
- the meaB gene encoding methylmalonyl Co-A mutase-associated GTPase MeaB, whose product MSDPKNSKDSVIRRVQQPTLDELFDGVRACDRAMIGRAITLIESRNPKHQEKAQALLHKLLPFAGGAQRVGISGVPGVGKSTFIEALGTKLTTEDKKVAVLAVDPSSGRTGGSILGDKTRMEKLSADTNAFIRPSPSAGVLGGVARATRETIAVLEAAGFDVVLVETVGTGQSETMVSDMVDFFLVLMLPGAGDELQGIKKGILELADMIALNKSDIFADKIKQATREYKSALHIMRDASPNWHPPVLGCSAITGDGIDGLWETIEKHDRIMTDSGEREARRVQQKLSWLDAHIRDRLLDDFYGNTDVAEVIDTVKSAITNGETTVSHAVTKLLGAYQAGK is encoded by the coding sequence ATGTCTGATCCCAAAAATTCAAAAGATTCGGTGATAAGGCGCGTTCAGCAACCGACGCTTGATGAATTGTTCGATGGTGTGCGCGCATGCGATCGTGCGATGATTGGTCGGGCCATCACACTGATTGAAAGCCGTAACCCCAAACATCAGGAAAAAGCACAGGCCTTGCTGCATAAACTCTTGCCGTTTGCTGGCGGCGCGCAGAGGGTTGGTATATCCGGTGTGCCCGGCGTTGGTAAATCAACCTTCATCGAAGCTTTGGGTACCAAACTGACGACAGAAGATAAAAAGGTGGCTGTCCTCGCGGTTGATCCGTCGAGCGGTAGAACGGGTGGCTCTATACTTGGTGATAAGACCCGAATGGAAAAGCTCTCTGCTGACACGAATGCTTTCATTCGTCCAAGTCCTAGCGCCGGTGTGTTAGGCGGTGTTGCGCGTGCAACGCGTGAAACGATTGCGGTTTTGGAGGCAGCAGGCTTTGATGTTGTTCTGGTTGAAACGGTGGGGACAGGACAATCTGAAACCATGGTTTCAGATATGGTGGATTTTTTCCTTGTGCTTATGCTGCCAGGGGCAGGGGACGAATTGCAGGGTATCAAAAAGGGTATTCTTGAGCTCGCGGATATGATCGCCCTCAATAAATCAGATATTTTTGCGGATAAGATCAAACAGGCAACGCGCGAATATAAATCAGCGCTTCATATCATGCGTGATGCTAGTCCGAATTGGCACCCGCCGGTGCTTGGCTGCTCTGCGATCACAGGCGATGGCATCGATGGTCTTTGGGAAACGATTGAAAAGCATGACCGTATTATGACGGATAGCGGTGAGCGTGAAGCCCGGCGTGTTCAACAGAAACTTTCCTGGTTAGACGCCCATATTCGCGACCGATTGCTTGATGATTTCTATGGCAACACAGATGTGGCAGAAGTTATTGATACTGTGAAATCCGCTATAACCAATGGTGAGACGACGGTATCGCATGCTGTTACAAAGCTTTTGGGTGCTTATCAGGCAGGCAAATAA
- the scpA gene encoding methylmalonyl-CoA mutase: MSQIPDFSKVAFSSDTASAAQPSQSDVWTTPEGIDVKGMYSAADREGFDFLDTKPGAAPFLRGPYPTMYVQRPWTVRQYAGFSTAEDSNAFYRRNLAAGQKGLSVAFDLATHRGYDSDHPRVVGDVGMAGVAIDSIYDMRTLFNGIPLDQMSVSMTMNGAVLPVLALYILAAEEQGVSPEKLSGTIQNDILKEFMVRNTYIFPPSPSMRIISDIFAYTSQNMPKFNSISISGYHMQEAGATADLELAYTLADGVEYIRAGVEAGLDVDAFAPRLSFFWAIGMNYFMEVAKMRAARMLWAKLVKGFNPQNPKSLSLRTHCQTSGWSLTAQDVFNNVTRTCIEAMAAAHGHTQSLHTNALDEALALPTDFSARIARNTQLFIQQETGTNRIIDPWGGSYYVEKLTADLAAKAWAHIEEVEAEGGMAKAIEAGIPKLRIEDAAARTQARIDSGRQTVVGVNKYRLDETEEVDVLKVDNSVVRAAQIDKLNRLKAERNSADVESALTALTNAANSGDGNLLDLAVRAVRAKATVGEVTDALEKVYGRHKAEIRAVSGVYKQEVGGDNQLMKDVFKAVDEFEANDGRRPRILVAKMGQDGHDRGQKVIASAFADLGFDVDIGPLFQTPEEAARQAVENDVHIIGASSLAAGHLTLVPALRAELEKRGRGDIMVVAGGVIPPQDYDDLYAAGAEAIFPPGTVIAEAAGELIAKLSERLGYSDETE; encoded by the coding sequence ATGAGCCAGATTCCTGATTTTTCAAAAGTTGCATTTTCAAGCGATACTGCTTCTGCGGCTCAGCCTAGCCAAAGCGATGTTTGGACAACACCTGAGGGCATTGATGTGAAAGGCATGTATAGTGCCGCCGACCGTGAAGGGTTTGATTTTCTGGATACCAAACCGGGGGCAGCGCCGTTCCTTCGCGGCCCGTACCCGACAATGTATGTTCAAAGGCCGTGGACTGTGCGCCAATATGCGGGCTTTTCAACAGCTGAAGATTCAAATGCATTTTATCGCCGGAACCTTGCTGCGGGCCAAAAGGGCCTTTCAGTTGCGTTCGACCTTGCGACCCATCGCGGTTACGATAGCGATCATCCGCGTGTCGTTGGTGACGTTGGGATGGCAGGCGTTGCGATTGATAGCATTTATGATATGCGCACCCTCTTTAACGGGATCCCGCTTGATCAAATGTCCGTTTCGATGACAATGAACGGTGCTGTTCTTCCTGTGCTCGCGCTTTATATTTTGGCTGCTGAAGAGCAAGGGGTGTCGCCAGAGAAACTATCGGGCACGATCCAGAATGATATCCTCAAGGAATTTATGGTTCGGAATACCTATATCTTCCCGCCAAGCCCAAGTATGCGGATTATTTCGGATATTTTCGCCTACACGTCGCAGAATATGCCCAAATTCAACAGTATCTCCATTTCCGGTTATCATATGCAGGAAGCGGGGGCGACTGCGGACCTAGAGCTTGCTTATACGCTCGCGGACGGTGTTGAATATATCCGCGCTGGCGTGGAAGCCGGGCTGGACGTAGATGCCTTTGCGCCGCGTCTCAGTTTCTTCTGGGCGATTGGTATGAATTATTTCATGGAAGTCGCGAAAATGCGCGCGGCCCGTATGCTTTGGGCAAAGCTTGTGAAAGGCTTTAACCCACAAAACCCGAAATCACTCTCGCTTCGCACCCACTGTCAGACATCAGGATGGTCGCTAACGGCGCAGGATGTATTTAATAACGTGACCCGCACCTGCATTGAGGCAATGGCTGCGGCACACGGCCATACGCAAAGCTTGCACACCAATGCGCTTGATGAAGCGCTGGCGCTTCCTACTGATTTTTCAGCTCGTATTGCGAGGAACACCCAGCTATTTATCCAACAGGAAACGGGCACGAACCGTATTATCGACCCTTGGGGCGGTAGCTATTATGTCGAAAAGCTAACTGCTGATCTGGCGGCAAAAGCATGGGCGCATATTGAAGAGGTTGAAGCCGAGGGTGGTATGGCGAAGGCGATTGAAGCCGGTATCCCAAAGCTTCGTATCGAAGACGCTGCTGCGCGGACACAGGCACGAATTGACAGTGGTCGTCAAACCGTTGTGGGCGTGAATAAATATCGCCTTGATGAAACCGAGGAAGTTGACGTTCTTAAGGTTGACAACAGCGTTGTCCGTGCCGCCCAAATTGATAAGCTTAATCGCCTGAAGGCTGAGCGTAACAGCGCAGATGTTGAAAGCGCGTTGACTGCATTGACAAATGCTGCAAACAGCGGTGATGGTAACCTCCTTGATCTTGCGGTTAGGGCAGTGCGGGCGAAGGCTACTGTCGGCGAGGTCACTGACGCATTAGAGAAGGTTTATGGCAGACACAAAGCGGAAATCAGAGCGGTGAGCGGCGTTTACAAACAGGAAGTTGGCGGCGATAATCAACTGATGAAGGATGTATTCAAAGCCGTTGATGAATTTGAAGCCAATGATGGTCGTAGACCCCGTATTCTTGTCGCTAAAATGGGGCAGGATGGACATGATCGGGGCCAGAAGGTTATTGCATCTGCATTTGCTGACCTTGGCTTTGACGTTGATATTGGCCCGCTGTTTCAGACACCGGAAGAGGCCGCACGTCAGGCGGTAGAAAATGACGTACATATTATTGGCGCGTCATCGCTCGCGGCAGGGCATTTAACGCTTGTCCCAGCGCTGCGGGCCGAACTTGAGAAACGTGGACGCGGTGACATTATGGTTGTGGCTGGCGGCGTGATACCACCGCAGGACTATGATGATCTATACGCTGCTGGTGCAGAGGCGATTTTCCCGCCAGGTACGGTGATCGCGGAAGCAGCAGGCGAGTTGATTGCCAAATTAAGCGAGCGTTTGGGCTATAGCGACGAGACGGAATAA
- a CDS encoding methylmalonyl-CoA mutase family protein encodes MSTPASYSDGFDAVSDSEWRDLVEKTLKGKPFDKVMKARSYDNIEIEALYTPENVRSDAQPNVRSGSWHIDTGHWNPDAKATNAAILDDLERGATSITLKTQAGHFPGIKASEFAIALDGVFLNLAPVNLIPGEAFAETVDSYLKYLGQSDIKCTEIKGCLGVDPIGVLAKTGRLLTSLDESVSAAVILSKEVAGKYPNLRTNSVDTSAYHLAGATEAQELGVMLSTLASYLRAFENACVAPADAVDQIEISLAVDADIYLNIAKFRSARRLIASLLKACGVEGKTIPINAVSSLRMMTVKDPWVNILRATSACFAAGVGGADRISILPHDSLIGMSSRFARRIARNVQIILQEESSLAVVADPAAGSFAFETLTTDLSEKAWEYFQKIEKSGDVKSAIVNNTIQSDIEAEWQERMKNIAKRKDAITGVSEFPDIHEKPIDNTGDTPDFIEIVADAGEETTPLPFHRLSESFEYLRSLSDAELESTDKRPQIFLANLGSVAAHTARATFAKNFFEAGGIEALSNAGFSNTADLGASYIESRAKAAVICGSDADYEALGAEVAKALKAAGCEYLYLAGKPANMDELRGAGVDDFIFLGCDVLGTLEDLMKKLNAGEEK; translated from the coding sequence ATGAGTACACCAGCGTCCTACAGTGATGGATTTGACGCCGTTAGCGACAGCGAATGGCGTGACCTTGTAGAAAAAACCTTGAAAGGAAAGCCTTTCGATAAGGTTATGAAGGCAAGGTCTTACGATAATATAGAAATCGAGGCGCTTTATACCCCTGAAAATGTGCGCAGTGACGCACAGCCAAATGTTCGGTCAGGCAGTTGGCATATTGACACAGGGCACTGGAACCCGGATGCAAAGGCAACAAATGCAGCAATTCTCGATGATCTTGAACGCGGTGCAACCTCAATCACGTTGAAGACACAGGCTGGGCATTTCCCGGGCATTAAAGCCAGTGAGTTTGCAATAGCGCTTGATGGTGTGTTTCTAAATCTTGCACCTGTTAATTTAATTCCCGGAGAAGCCTTTGCTGAGACTGTAGATAGCTATCTGAAATATCTTGGCCAGAGCGATATTAAATGCACTGAAATCAAAGGATGCTTGGGTGTTGATCCAATTGGTGTACTCGCAAAAACGGGCCGGCTACTAACGTCGTTGGATGAATCGGTATCAGCAGCTGTAATCCTCTCCAAGGAAGTGGCTGGAAAATATCCAAACTTGCGGACAAATTCGGTTGATACAAGCGCCTATCATCTGGCGGGGGCAACTGAAGCGCAGGAGCTTGGGGTTATGCTGTCTACGCTCGCCAGTTACCTTCGCGCTTTCGAGAACGCATGTGTTGCGCCTGCTGATGCCGTAGACCAAATTGAAATATCGCTCGCTGTGGACGCTGATATTTATCTCAATATTGCAAAATTCCGTTCCGCACGCCGTTTGATAGCAAGCCTTCTGAAAGCTTGTGGTGTTGAAGGCAAAACTATTCCGATTAATGCTGTTTCCAGTCTTCGTATGATGACGGTGAAGGATCCTTGGGTAAATATCCTCCGTGCGACATCCGCTTGTTTTGCTGCGGGTGTTGGAGGCGCGGACCGTATCTCTATTCTGCCGCATGATAGTTTGATTGGGATGTCCAGCCGCTTTGCGCGTCGTATAGCCCGAAACGTTCAGATTATCCTGCAAGAAGAAAGTAGCCTTGCTGTGGTCGCGGACCCGGCCGCTGGCTCATTCGCTTTTGAAACACTCACAACCGATTTGAGTGAGAAAGCGTGGGAGTATTTCCAGAAAATTGAGAAAAGTGGTGATGTAAAAAGTGCTATTGTAAACAATACAATACAGAGTGATATTGAAGCTGAATGGCAAGAACGCATGAAGAATATCGCGAAGCGAAAGGACGCGATTACAGGCGTATCAGAGTTTCCAGATATTCATGAAAAGCCGATTGATAATACTGGTGATACGCCAGATTTCATTGAGATTGTTGCTGATGCGGGCGAGGAAACCACGCCGCTTCCGTTCCACCGCCTGAGTGAAAGTTTTGAATATTTACGATCGCTTAGTGATGCTGAGTTGGAAAGCACGGACAAACGGCCACAAATTTTCTTAGCTAATTTGGGCTCGGTTGCTGCGCATACTGCACGCGCAACCTTTGCCAAGAACTTTTTTGAAGCGGGTGGCATTGAAGCCCTTTCCAATGCCGGTTTCAGCAATACTGCTGATCTGGGAGCTAGCTACATAGAATCCAGGGCTAAGGCAGCCGTGATTTGCGGTAGTGATGCTGACTATGAAGCATTAGGTGCTGAGGTTGCTAAGGCACTCAAGGCAGCGGGATGCGAATATCTCTATCTCGCGGGGAAGCCAGCCAATATGGACGAGTTGAGGGGCGCTGGTGTGGATGATTTCATCTTCTTGGGCTGTGATGTTCTGGGAACGCTCGAAGACCTGATGAAGAAACTGAATGCAGGAGAAGAAAAATGA
- a CDS encoding sulfite exporter TauE/SafE family protein → MEDLFVFILPLLGAGAVAGFLAGLLGIGGGVVTIPALFIALEGLGVPIEWRMHTAIATSLVIIIATNSSSVYAHHKKQGVDWEIVKNWWFVILVGAVAGSFFAKTLKTEELVYIFATLAALLALKMLLPFDKFKAGDALPSGLFRYVNPGLIGFFSAVMGIGGGSFSVPYMTLYSVPIHRAVGTASLIGLVISVSAGAGYLIGGLSIDGLPSTNIGFVNWPSALIVAVASVFFAPLGAKAAHKMPKKALSIAFGTFLVIATYRLITSV, encoded by the coding sequence TTGGAAGACCTATTCGTCTTTATCTTACCCTTGTTGGGGGCTGGAGCTGTTGCAGGGTTCCTTGCAGGCTTGCTTGGAATTGGCGGTGGGGTTGTTACAATTCCTGCGCTTTTTATTGCGCTTGAGGGGCTTGGTGTTCCCATTGAATGGCGCATGCATACCGCTATTGCAACCTCCCTTGTTATTATTATTGCTACGAATAGTTCCAGTGTTTATGCGCACCACAAGAAACAGGGTGTGGATTGGGAGATTGTGAAAAATTGGTGGTTTGTGATTTTGGTGGGTGCGGTCGCAGGTAGTTTTTTTGCAAAAACTCTAAAAACAGAAGAATTGGTATATATATTTGCAACACTTGCAGCCCTGTTGGCGCTAAAAATGCTATTGCCATTTGATAAGTTTAAGGCTGGAGATGCTCTGCCTTCGGGTTTGTTTCGCTATGTCAATCCTGGTCTGATCGGCTTTTTCTCTGCTGTGATGGGAATCGGTGGCGGTAGTTTTTCAGTCCCTTATATGACGCTTTATAGTGTGCCTATTCACCGCGCTGTTGGTACAGCCTCATTGATTGGGCTGGTCATTAGCGTTTCCGCTGGCGCGGGCTACCTGATTGGTGGGTTGTCTATTGATGGATTGCCATCCACCAACATCGGGTTTGTAAACTGGCCATCTGCACTTATTGTGGCTGTTGCCTCTGTGTTTTTTGCGCCGCTTGGCGCAAAGGCCGCGCACAAGATGCCTAAGAAAGCGCTCAGTATTGCGTTTGGAACCTTTCTGGTGATCGCCACATATCGGTTGATTACAAGCGTATAA
- a CDS encoding Rieske 2Fe-2S domain-containing protein, giving the protein MNSTNALINVGALPDLDQKGRALVKLSGKQIAIFKDADNQLYAINNRCPHEGYPLIEGTITEATDDGDAPKACKLACNWHGWSFDLSDGEALKGRDNVRTYPIEKRGSDYFLDLSDIDPAVRTEQAYNEFDEAISEHDYDRIARSLCRLEQAGAKLENSVKRVLRWSADRFERGIGHPHAGLVDWITLSKEFKGNRTLAFLEAIGHFSWDGMMGANFPFASGYKEWSADEFVDAIEEVDEDTAIKLARDGLKKGLKFANFKPLFQKVIFNHYMGFGHPAIYLMKIEILVNHLGDDTLETLVFQMTRYLTNAAREDLIPEFRMFGGCLKRFTTNQQQEFPALPDSDAQSADLPRSGDSVRAVLEKTAAYKGDNHRLWEHLLRESAINMLRFDVGLQDKIEQPIARNIGWLDFTHAITFAEAVKFHSNDNTATTIRFMKSGLLQMACFVGRNARYLGDNEFETHQISDHNQYIQDQKAALFNMDEGEYIYAVHRLKMICAVEKLSGMVSVETVSLLVAALNKYLSSRIRMRHPARALYQARETVMREG; this is encoded by the coding sequence ATGAATTCGACCAATGCTTTGATCAATGTAGGTGCATTGCCTGATTTGGATCAAAAGGGCCGGGCGCTTGTCAAACTATCAGGGAAACAGATTGCGATCTTCAAAGATGCCGATAATCAGTTATATGCCATAAATAATCGTTGCCCCCATGAAGGCTATCCCTTGATTGAGGGGACAATAACGGAAGCCACTGATGATGGTGATGCGCCAAAAGCCTGTAAGCTTGCATGCAATTGGCATGGGTGGTCGTTTGATCTATCTGACGGCGAGGCCCTTAAGGGGCGCGATAACGTACGAACCTATCCTATAGAAAAGCGGGGCAGTGACTATTTTCTGGATCTATCAGATATAGATCCCGCTGTTCGCACGGAACAGGCCTATAATGAATTTGATGAGGCGATAAGCGAACATGATTATGATCGTATTGCACGGTCTCTTTGCCGGCTAGAGCAAGCGGGTGCGAAGCTTGAAAATAGTGTCAAGCGCGTGTTGCGCTGGAGTGCTGATCGGTTCGAGCGTGGTATTGGCCACCCTCATGCCGGACTCGTAGATTGGATAACGCTATCTAAGGAATTCAAGGGAAATCGTACACTTGCATTTCTAGAGGCAATTGGCCATTTTTCCTGGGATGGTATGATGGGCGCAAATTTTCCCTTCGCATCAGGGTATAAGGAATGGTCTGCGGATGAGTTTGTAGATGCCATAGAAGAGGTAGATGAGGATACAGCGATTAAGCTGGCCCGCGATGGATTAAAAAAAGGGCTAAAATTCGCTAATTTTAAACCCTTGTTCCAGAAGGTGATCTTTAATCACTATATGGGGTTTGGGCATCCTGCGATCTATTTGATGAAAATCGAAATTCTGGTTAACCATTTAGGTGATGACACCCTGGAAACACTCGTGTTCCAGATGACGAGATATTTAACCAATGCAGCACGCGAGGATTTGATCCCAGAGTTCAGAATGTTTGGGGGGTGTCTAAAACGTTTTACGACCAATCAACAGCAGGAATTTCCTGCTTTGCCTGATAGTGATGCACAAAGTGCTGATTTGCCTCGCTCAGGTGATAGTGTTCGCGCGGTATTAGAGAAAACAGCTGCTTACAAAGGTGATAATCATCGTTTATGGGAACATTTGCTGCGGGAGAGCGCCATAAATATGTTGCGGTTTGATGTTGGTCTACAGGATAAAATTGAGCAACCAATCGCCCGAAATATTGGATGGCTCGATTTCACCCATGCAATCACTTTTGCGGAGGCCGTTAAGTTTCACAGTAATGATAATACAGCGACGACCATAAGGTTTATGAAATCGGGATTATTGCAAATGGCCTGCTTTGTCGGGCGCAATGCCAGATACCTCGGTGATAATGAGTTTGAGACACATCAAATCTCTGACCATAATCAGTATATTCAGGATCAAAAAGCAGCGCTTTTTAACATGGATGAGGGCGAATATATTTATGCAGTCCATCGCCTCAAGATGATATGTGCCGTTGAGAAATTATCGGGCATGGTGTCCGTTGAAACGGTGTCATTACTGGTTGCTGCCCTTAATAAATATCTATCTTCACGGATTAGAATGCGACACCCCGCAAGGGCACTATATCAGGCTCGTGAAACGGTGATGCGGGAAGGATAA
- a CDS encoding metalloregulator ArsR/SmtB family transcription factor: MNKNLSTREVILTELKRRGRLKSAELAAELNVTPMAIFQHFQQLEDEGAVSCISVASGRGRPTKYWELTEKADTYFPDAHRDLSLDIIESVRESLGEEALDKLILHRSKKQYQSYNDALSNKTTVQSRLAGLAKYRSQEGYMAEVITPSDEPGDDTFILVENHCPICEAAKVCSGLCSQELNIFQKLLEDIAEVERTEHKLSGARRCAYKISPRKI; the protein is encoded by the coding sequence ATGAATAAAAACCTAAGCACACGAGAAGTCATCCTGACCGAACTAAAACGCCGTGGCAGGCTGAAATCAGCGGAACTGGCGGCTGAACTCAACGTCACCCCCATGGCGATATTTCAGCACTTTCAGCAATTAGAGGACGAAGGCGCTGTTAGCTGCATAAGCGTCGCCAGTGGCCGTGGTCGTCCAACCAAATACTGGGAATTAACAGAAAAAGCGGATACCTACTTTCCTGATGCCCACCGTGATCTTAGCCTCGATATCATCGAAAGCGTAAGAGAAAGCTTGGGCGAAGAGGCGCTTGATAAGTTGATTCTTCATCGCTCAAAAAAACAGTATCAATCCTATAATGATGCTTTAAGTAACAAAACAACGGTTCAATCCCGGCTTGCCGGCCTGGCAAAATATCGAAGCCAAGAAGGGTATATGGCGGAAGTCATTACCCCATCGGATGAACCCGGCGATGATACATTCATCCTTGTTGAAAATCATTGCCCCATTTGTGAGGCAGCGAAGGTATGTAGCGGCCTATGTTCACAAGAACTAAATATTTTCCAGAAGCTCTTGGAAGACATCGCCGAAGTTGAGCGAACAGAACACAAATTATCAGGCGCCAGACGGTGCGCCTACAAAATTAGTCCTCGAAAAATATAG
- a CDS encoding MerR family transcriptional regulator: protein MNDPADKEERLRSGKAREAFRTISEVAEDLDLPQHVLRFWESKFCQIRPLKRGGNRRYYRPDDIVLLKAIRHLLHAEGYTIRGVQKLFKEQGVKVTIAQALGDPTEQVGTPPAAIPDLSVDMPPEDTSGSGIEAIQGDSSTPLLNEAVKQDLKNILEELKSIRAMLD from the coding sequence GTGAATGATCCTGCAGATAAAGAAGAACGACTGCGGAGCGGTAAGGCGCGCGAAGCTTTTCGTACGATTTCTGAGGTCGCAGAAGACCTCGATCTTCCGCAACATGTTCTGAGGTTCTGGGAAAGCAAGTTTTGTCAGATACGTCCTTTAAAGCGTGGTGGGAATCGTCGATATTATCGGCCCGATGATATTGTTCTTCTAAAAGCTATCAGGCACTTATTGCATGCGGAAGGTTACACAATCCGCGGCGTGCAAAAACTATTCAAGGAGCAGGGGGTTAAAGTAACGATTGCTCAGGCCCTGGGGGATCCCACAGAACAGGTTGGTACACCGCCTGCGGCAATTCCAGATTTATCCGTTGATATGCCACCAGAAGATACTAGCGGTTCAGGAATTGAAGCAATACAGGGTGATTCCTCAACGCCTTTGCTTAATGAAGCGGTCAAGCAAGATCTGAAAAATATTCTTGAAGAACTAAAGTCTATCCGCGCAATGTTGGATTAA
- a CDS encoding integration host factor subunit alpha, which translates to MSGKTLTRADLTESLYEEIGLSRNESADLVESILGEISDSLIKGDNVKISSFGSFLVRQKNGRMGRNPKTGEEVPIDPRRVLVFRPSQVMKDRINN; encoded by the coding sequence ATGAGCGGCAAGACATTAACACGTGCTGATTTGACAGAGTCTCTATATGAAGAGATTGGCCTATCCCGTAACGAGTCAGCAGATCTCGTTGAAAGCATTCTTGGGGAAATTTCCGATAGCTTAATCAAAGGGGATAATGTCAAAATTTCCTCATTTGGTAGCTTTCTTGTTCGCCAAAAGAACGGCCGTATGGGGCGTAATCCAAAAACCGGCGAAGAAGTGCCAATTGATCCGCGCAGGGTTTTGGTATTTAGACCTTCACAGGTCATGAAAGATCGTATCAATAACTAA
- the plsX gene encoding phosphate acyltransferase PlsX, translated as MAKNITIAVDAMGGDHAPQMVIDGLAEARILYPEVKYLIFGDEKHIGSMVAAHSALAEASEIIHTTDIVSSDAKPSQALRRGRKSSMGLAIQAVKDGKADVCVSAGNTGALMALSMFILRTMPGIDRPALASPVPTLRGESVMLDLGANVESNANSLLQFAIMGAAYARTVFGLSKPSVALLNVGVEDLKGRDSIKAAADMIRTASHVPMKFTGFVEGDGITAGEVDVIVTDGFTGNVALKTMEGTAKFIGALLERAFKSSLSTKMGYLFSRQGINSLRDHLDPNNHNGGVFLGLNGLVVKSHGGANAPGFASAISTAIDMVDNSLIELITENLPDESDDVAS; from the coding sequence GTGGCCAAAAATATAACAATTGCAGTGGATGCAATGGGCGGTGATCATGCACCACAGATGGTAATTGATGGTCTTGCAGAAGCTCGTATTCTATATCCTGAAGTTAAATATCTAATTTTTGGTGATGAAAAGCATATTGGCTCCATGGTTGCGGCACATTCTGCCCTAGCTGAAGCCAGCGAAATCATTCATACAACGGATATCGTTTCTTCTGACGCCAAGCCATCACAAGCGCTGCGCCGTGGTCGTAAGTCATCTATGGGATTGGCTATTCAGGCCGTTAAGGATGGGAAGGCAGATGTGTGTGTGTCTGCTGGTAACACAGGCGCCTTGATGGCGTTATCAATGTTTATTCTGCGCACAATGCCAGGTATTGATCGACCTGCGCTCGCTTCGCCCGTGCCGACACTCCGCGGTGAAAGTGTTATGCTTGATCTTGGTGCCAATGTTGAAAGTAATGCGAATAGCTTGTTACAATTCGCTATTATGGGCGCAGCCTATGCCCGTACTGTCTTTGGCCTTTCGAAGCCTTCGGTCGCGCTATTGAATGTTGGTGTTGAAGACTTGAAAGGGCGTGACAGTATTAAAGCTGCCGCCGATATGATCAGAACTGCCTCACATGTGCCTATGAAGTTTACAGGATTTGTTGAGGGAGACGGTATCACGGCAGGCGAGGTTGATGTTATCGTAACAGATGGCTTCACGGGTAATGTTGCATTAAAGACAATGGAAGGCACCGCCAAGTTTATTGGCGCGCTGTTGGAACGTGCTTTCAAATCTTCTTTGTCAACCAAAATGGGTTATTTGTTCTCTCGGCAGGGTATTAACTCGCTCCGCGACCATTTGGACCCCAATAACCATAATGGTGGTGTTTTCCTTGGCCTTAATGGATTGGTTGTGAAAAGCCATGGCGGTGCAAACGCACCTGGCTTTGCGTCAGCAATTTCAACGGCTATTGATATGGTTGATAATAGCCTGATTGAATTGATTACAGAAAATTTGCCTGACGAGTCGGATGACGTAGCGTCATAA
- a CDS encoding DUF177 domain-containing protein, translated as MAQSIDFSHSLNVSELSSDGRDYKLVADQVVFDEVKERFDIVDITMFEALITIQDQGKHNGVWVTGHIKAALTQKCIVSLEDVHEDIDEAFELLLVNEATVERFDNDEAYLDPEIPDYDLLEGDTLSPGEVAIQTLSILMNPYPRKDGAEIDLGNASGISLNEEEIKRPNPFAVLGELGDDNKKS; from the coding sequence ATGGCTCAATCAATAGATTTTTCTCATAGCCTGAATGTATCAGAGCTATCGTCAGATGGGCGGGACTATAAGTTGGTCGCTGATCAGGTCGTTTTTGATGAGGTTAAAGAGCGCTTTGATATTGTGGATATTACAATGTTTGAAGCCTTGATTACTATTCAGGACCAAGGCAAACATAACGGTGTTTGGGTCACTGGCCATATCAAGGCCGCGCTCACACAAAAATGTATCGTTAGTCTGGAAGACGTTCATGAAGATATCGATGAAGCCTTTGAGCTTTTATTGGTCAACGAAGCGACGGTAGAGCGTTTTGATAATGATGAAGCATATCTGGATCCTGAAATCCCTGATTATGACCTACTGGAAGGTGATACACTGTCCCCAGGTGAGGTTGCTATTCAAACGCTTTCGATCTTGATGAACCCGTATCCCAGAAAAGATGGAGCGGAAATAGATTTAGGTAATGCTTCTGGCATTAGTCTAAATGAAGAGGAAATCAAGCGCCCCAATCCTTTTGCGGTGCTTGGGGAACTTGGCGACGATAACAAGAAATCTTGA